In Gadus chalcogrammus isolate NIFS_2021 chromosome 11, NIFS_Gcha_1.0, whole genome shotgun sequence, a single window of DNA contains:
- the LOC130391970 gene encoding ceramide synthase 2-like, with product MLQELSDWVWQERLWFPEGLGWADLEDRDGRVYAKGQDLWVVLPIALAFIIIRQIFERTVALPLASLLGVKETVRLRVSPNPTLESFYCNTSKNPTQSAMERLCKQTDLSERQVQRWFRRRRNQDRPSLIKKFKEASWRFTFYLLAFFAGLATLIDKPWFYDLKEMWEGFPVLSLLPSQYWYYMIELGFYVALLFSVAFDVKRKDFNEQIIHHLATIVLLCFSWCMNYIRAGTLVMLLHDSSDYFLESAKMFNYAGWRTTCNCIFIVFASIFIFTRLVIFPFKIIYCTWVYPVTIYKPFFGYYFLNGLMFVLQLLHIFWAILIVRMAVRFLTTNEKVDDERSDKEETDESEEEENDVKKEKKKNGALQNGHAAHNNNHCNSK from the exons ATGTTACAGGAGCTGAGCGACTGGGTGTGGCAGGAGCGGCTCTGGTTTCCAGaggggctgggctgggctgacCTGGAGGACCGGGACGGCAGGGTCTACGCCAAGGGTCAGGACCTCTGGGTGGTGCTGCCCATCGCCCTCGCCTTCATCATCATCCGCCAGATCTTCGAAAG GACGGTGGCATTGCCCCTAGCCTCTCTGCTCGGGGTGAAGGAGACGGTACGACTTAGGGTTTCTCCCAACCCTACGTTGGAGTCCTTCTACTGTAACACCAGCAAGAACCCCACCCAG agCGCGATGGAGAGGCTGTGTAAGCAGACGGACTTATCAGAGCGACAGGTGCAGCGCTGGTTCAGGAGACGGCGGAACCAGGACCGGCCCAGCCTGATCAAGAAGTTCAAAGAAGCCAG TTGGAGATTTACCTTTTACCTTCTTGCTTTCTTTGCTGGCCTGGCCACCCTGATCGAT AAACCCTGGTTCTATGACCTGAAGGAGATGTGGGAGGGCTTCCCTGTGCTG AGTCTGCTGCCCTCGCAGTACTGGTACTACATGATAGAGCTGGGCTTCTACGTCGCTCTGCTCTTCAGTGTGGCCTTCGACGTCAAGCGGAAG GACTTCAACGAGCAGATAATCCATCACCTGGCCACCATCGTACTGCTGTGCTTCTCCTGGTGTATGAACTACATCCGCGCCGGGACGCTCGTCATGCTGCTGCACGACTCCTCCGACTACTTCCTCGAG TCTGCGAAGATGTTTAATTATGCTGGCTGGAGGACTACCTGTAACTGTATCTTCATCGTCTTTGCTTCCATTTTCATCTTCACACGTCTCGTGATCTTCCCCTTCAA GATCATATACTGCACGTGGGTCTACCCAGTGACCATCTACAAGCCCTTCTTTGGCTACTACTTCCTCAACGGCCTGATGTTTGTGCTGCAGCTTCTCCATATATTCTGGGCCATCCTCATCGTACGCATGGCCGTCCGCTTCCTGACCACCAAT gagAAAGTAGATGATGAACGAAGTGACAAAGAGGAGACAGATGAGtcggaagaggaagagaatgatgtaaaaaaagaaaaaaagaaaaacggagCCCTGCAAAATGGACATGcggcccacaacaacaaccattgCAATTCAAAATGA